A single region of the Malaclemys terrapin pileata isolate rMalTer1 chromosome 2, rMalTer1.hap1, whole genome shotgun sequence genome encodes:
- the LOC128831807 gene encoding uncharacterized protein LOC128831807: protein MAWMRRDMKGMQQCRAKITELRQVYQKAREANHYSGAMPKTCRFYKELHAIFSYDPTSTTKIPMDTSGGLKATASRVNLKDEVVDNEVELEEDVGQETLPCQSAITSGGTKAAHERAAYGPDLKPHTCRRCVLGSSVTLSSVTSDVPLRASSYMLVECLHQIRRRLRRSKEDMFRELLQSSDQAKSDHRAWRETINEKLEMDSQERSQTQEQVNKAHAGPNRDAVVPDCAAGRTHVCSTPPTAHTELLPCPSPPFLSCSQPFTILLALHP, encoded by the exons ATGGCATGGATGAGAAGGGACATGAAAGGGATGCAGCAGTGCCGTGCTAAGATCAcagagctgaggcaggtgtaccagaaggcaagggaagcCAACCATTACTCTGGTGCAATGCCaaaaacatgccgcttctacaaggagctgcatgccattttcAGCTatgaccccacctccactaccAAAATCCCCATGGATACTTCAGGGGGACTGAAGGCAACAGCCAGCAGAGTCAATCTCAAGGACGAAGTGGTGGACAATGAGGTCGAGTTAGAGGAGGATGTGGGACAG GAAACTTTGCCATGCCAATCGGCAATTACTTCTGGAGGAACCAAAGCAGCACATGAGCGAGCAGCATACGGACCTGATCTGAAGCCACACACATGCAGGAGATGCGTCCTTGGATCTTCGGTTACCCTCAGTAGTGTGACTTCAG atgtgcccttgagggcCAGCTCCTACATGCTGGTGGAGTGTCTCCATCAGATAAGGAGACGATTGAGGAGGAGTAAGGAGGACATGTTTCGTGAATTGCTGCAATCTTCAGATCAGGCCAAGAGCGATCACAGAGCATGGAGAGAGACCATAAACGAGAAACTAGAAATGGATAGCCAGGAGAGGAGCCAGACTCAGGAGCAGGTTAATAAAGCTCATGCAGGACCAAACAGAGATGCTGTGGTCCCTGATTGTGCTGCAGGCAGAACACATGTGTGCTCAACTCCTCCTACAGCCCATACAGAACTGCTtccttgcccctctcccccattcctcTCATGTTCCCAGCCCTTCACAATACTCCTTGCACTCCATCCCTAG